Proteins encoded together in one Triticum dicoccoides isolate Atlit2015 ecotype Zavitan chromosome 7B, WEW_v2.0, whole genome shotgun sequence window:
- the LOC119338310 gene encoding ras-related protein RABA1f-like: MAYRADDDYDYLFKVVLIGDSGVGKSNLLTRFTRNEFSLESKSTIGVEFATRSIRVDDKVVKAQIWDTAGQERYRAITSAYYRGAVGALVVYDVTRHVTFENVERWLKELKDHTDANIVIMLVGNKADLRHLRAVSVEDAKAFAEREYTFFMETSALEAMNVEDAFTEVLTQIYRVVSKKALDIGDDPAAPPRGQTINVGSKDDVSAVKKAGCCSS, encoded by the exons ATGGCGTACCGGGCGGATGACGACTACGACTACCTCTTCAAGGTGGTGCTCATCGGCGACTCGGGCGTCGGGAAATCCAACCTCCTCACCCGGTTCACGCGCAACGAGTTCAGCCTGGAGTCAAAGTCCACAATTGGGGTCGAGTTCGCTACCAGGAGCATTAGGGTCGACGATAAGGTCGTCAAGGCGCAGATCTGGGATACCGCTGGCCAAGAGAG ATATCGTGCAATTACAAGCGCATATTACAGAGGAGCTGTCGGTGCGCTTGTTGTGTATGATGTGACACGCCATGTGACCTTCGAGAATGTGGAGAGGTGGCTGAAGGAGCTCAAGGACCATACCGATGCTAACATTGTGATCATGCTAGTCGGCAACAAGGCCGACCTGCGCCACTTGCGGGCTGTCTCTGTGGAGGATGCCAAGGCATTTGCGGAGAGGGAATACACCTTTTTCATGGAAACCTCTGCCCTGGAGGCCATGAATGTAGAGGACGCTttcactgaggtgttaacccagatcTACCGAGTGGTCAGCAAGAAAGCTCTTGACATCGGCGACGACCCTGCCGCTCCACCACGAGGGCAGACCATCAACGTAGGGTCCAAAGACGATGTCTCTGCCGTAAAGAAGGCTGGATGTTGCTCATCCTAA